The Desulforegula conservatrix Mb1Pa DNA window GATTAAATCCATGGTTGAAAAACTTGATATCCCAGTTCAGGTTGGTGGTGGAATCAGGGATCTTGAAACCATAGACATGTATTTTTCTATAGGTGTCAAGTGGGTGATTATTGGAACTGCCGCAATTAAAAATCCTGACATGGTCAAGTCTGCATGCAAAAAGTATCCCGGGCAAATAATAGTAGGGATAGATGCCCGTGAAGGCAAAGTGGCCGTGGAAGGATGGGTTGAAACCACAGAAGTAACCGCCGTGGATCTAGCCAGGCAGTATGAAGGCTGGGGGGTCTCTGCCATAAATTTCACTGATATTCATAGGGACGGAGCTCACTCCGGCCCAAATATCGAGCAGACCAAGGGGCTTGCAGAAGCTGTTTCAATCCCGGTTGTGGCGTCAGGGGGGGTATCAACAATCAAGGATATTGAAAATCTCAAGAAAATTGAGTCGTCTGGCATTGTCGGTGTCATTACTGGCAGGGCTCTTTATGACGGAACACTTGATCTCAGAGAAGCAATCAAGATTGCAGAGCGCGCCTCACTTTGACAATAAGCCATAAAATATTATCATTATTAAAGATTTGTTAATGGCGTTAATTGTCTCTGTGTCTGATATTTACCTGGATCTAACGTGGAAATAAGAATCCCCGAAGAAAAGATATCAGAAATCAGGGTTGCATCCAATATTCTGGATGTGATTTCTGAGCGGGTTCTGCTTAAAAAAACGGGTAAAAACTGGACAGGACTTTGTCCGTTCCATTCGGAGAAAACCCCGTCATTTACTGTAAGCCCGGACAAGCAGATATATTACTGTTTCGGATGTGGTGCGGGTGGTAATGTATTCAGCTTTCTCATGAAACTGGACGGGCTTTCCTTTGTCGAGGTCTTAAAGACCCTTGCATCAAGATACAGAATTGACATACCGGAAAAAGAACTTACACCTTCACAGAAAAGGCGGATCTCGGAACGTGAAAAATTCTTCGAGATAAACAGTCTTGCGTGTTCTTTTTTCAGGAGTAATCTTTTTTCAGATTCAACTGAAGCAGGCAATGCCCGGGGGTATCTTGAAAAAAGATCGATAAACAGCGCAAATATCAATGCTTTTGGTATAGGTTATGCTTCGGATTCATGGGATTCGCTCCTAAGGTTTCTTAAAAGCAGGAATATAAGCCCTGAGATTGCGGAAAGAATCGGTCTTGCCGTTAAAAACAAGAACGGCGGCTTCTACGACAGATTCAGGAACAGGATAGTGTTTCCGATTTCAGATGTTTCAGGAAGGATTACCGGCTTTGGCGGAAGGGTACTTGATGATTCAAAGCCCAAATATTTGAATTCGCCTGAAACAGCTTTATATCATAAAGGAAAGAGTCTTTATGCCCTTAATCTTGCCAAGGAAAAAAGCAGGGAAGAAGGGGTTGTTTATATATCAGAAGGTTATCTTGATATTGTGTCCCTTCATCAGTTCGGGATAACAAATTCTGTAGCCACGCTTGGAACAGCGCTCACTTCTGATCAGGTCAGGATCTTAAAGGGGTATGCGACAAGCATGGTACTTGTCTATGATTCTGACGAGGCGGGCAGATCCGCAGCTGTAAGAAGTGCAGAAGTTTTTATAAGGGAAGGCGTGGACGCTTATGTCCTTCTTCTGCCTGAAGGGCATGATCCTGATTCTTTTGTAAGGGAAAAAGGCCTTGATGGTTTTAAGCATGCTGCAGAATCTAAAAAATCCATAATGGATTTTTTCATAGATGAAGGCATAAGAATGCACGGCGTTTCAGTTGCTGGAAGGGTCAAGGTCGTTGAAAATGTGTGTTCTGTTCTGGCCCTTGTAAATGACAGGGTTGAACGATCTCTTTACGCAAAGCAGGCTTCTTTGAGGCTTGGGAT harbors:
- the hisA gene encoding 1-(5-phosphoribosyl)-5-[(5-phosphoribosylamino)methylideneamino]imidazole-4-carboxamide isomerase, whose amino-acid sequence is MIVIPAVDIKNGKCVRLLHGNMDAETVFSDDPLAMALRWQNEGGKRLHIVDLDGAIEKRPKNLDLIKSMVEKLDIPVQVGGGIRDLETIDMYFSIGVKWVIIGTAAIKNPDMVKSACKKYPGQIIVGIDAREGKVAVEGWVETTEVTAVDLARQYEGWGVSAINFTDIHRDGAHSGPNIEQTKGLAEAVSIPVVASGGVSTIKDIENLKKIESSGIVGVITGRALYDGTLDLREAIKIAERASL
- the dnaG gene encoding DNA primase — protein: MEIRIPEEKISEIRVASNILDVISERVLLKKTGKNWTGLCPFHSEKTPSFTVSPDKQIYYCFGCGAGGNVFSFLMKLDGLSFVEVLKTLASRYRIDIPEKELTPSQKRRISEREKFFEINSLACSFFRSNLFSDSTEAGNARGYLEKRSINSANINAFGIGYASDSWDSLLRFLKSRNISPEIAERIGLAVKNKNGGFYDRFRNRIVFPISDVSGRITGFGGRVLDDSKPKYLNSPETALYHKGKSLYALNLAKEKSREEGVVYISEGYLDIVSLHQFGITNSVATLGTALTSDQVRILKGYATSMVLVYDSDEAGRSAAVRSAEVFIREGVDAYVLLLPEGHDPDSFVREKGLDGFKHAAESKKSIMDFFIDEGIRMHGVSVAGRVKVVENVCSVLALVNDRVERSLYAKQASLRLGIDPGAFLEKLEKKNTQEPTPVNRVRPVPKTIEADSLRMERMIVSMMLQFPDADVIAEIKKRNLVDLFSDEKLKFSALTILETYSEKSGSDLASDVLGRIDEGLKSFIAELGVCEHPWTIEGCMGLINQFQSKRRRGEKDLLERIKEAEMSNDHGLLLKLLKEKQEMVRRNRT